The following coding sequences are from one Candidatus Nitrohelix vancouverensis window:
- the thrH gene encoding bifunctional phosphoserine phosphatase/homoserine phosphotransferase ThrH produces the protein MIACLDLEGVLVPEVWVKFAEKTGIEELKLTTRDIPVYDDLMAGRLEILKKHNLKLDDIQNVIRDIEPLPGAKDFLDWLKTEFQVVILSDTFYQFAGPLMAQLNYPTLFCHELIIDDQGAVSGYQLRIEDGKTKAVAAFQSLNFQVIAAGDSYNDTGMLGQAEAGILFCPPDNVIAEFPQYPVTRNYEEFTKTFKDKKREVLAMKR, from the coding sequence ATGATTGCATGTCTGGATTTAGAAGGCGTACTGGTTCCCGAAGTGTGGGTGAAATTTGCGGAAAAAACCGGAATTGAAGAATTGAAACTGACGACCCGCGATATCCCCGTGTATGACGATCTTATGGCCGGTCGCCTTGAGATTCTGAAGAAACACAATTTGAAACTGGACGATATTCAAAATGTCATTCGCGATATTGAACCCTTGCCCGGAGCAAAAGATTTTCTAGATTGGTTGAAGACAGAATTTCAGGTGGTCATTCTGTCCGACACCTTTTACCAGTTCGCCGGACCGCTGATGGCGCAGTTGAATTACCCGACCTTGTTCTGCCATGAATTGATTATCGACGATCAGGGCGCTGTTTCCGGTTATCAATTGCGCATCGAAGATGGAAAGACCAAGGCCGTTGCGGCGTTCCAATCCTTGAACTTCCAGGTGATTGCGGCGGGGGATTCTTATAATGACACAGGCATGCTGGGTCAGGCAGAGGCGGGAATTCTGTTTTGTCCGCCGGATAACGTGATCGCAGAATTTCCACAGTATCCAGTCACGCGCAATTATGAAGAATTCACGAAAACCTTTAAAGACAAAAAACGAGAAGTGTTAGCAATGAAACGCTAG
- a CDS encoding class I SAM-dependent methyltransferase yields the protein MSIRSLWIKHYWSFGFKSFLYDLLTPHSYRASMARALTLLQGREHGVWLDVGCGSGLLIDEGQSHLRKGTKLLATDVLATALERCSAKAARAGLAPSFLGFQADLSLESPVKENAIDVALAHFSLYTLNAPDRRRLLLNHIRQSLKKDGVFALVNPTDDYDASLIIQDSLVISREKDSLPRQWINRMLYRLTYKLGLKQIERRIQEGHWKGYAPGEMEKEVEAVGFAIDHSELVYAGSARLLIVHPVDGFN from the coding sequence ATGTCGATTCGCTCTCTCTGGATAAAGCATTACTGGTCCTTCGGTTTTAAATCTTTTCTTTACGATCTCCTGACCCCGCACAGCTATCGGGCTTCGATGGCTCGCGCCCTGACACTGTTGCAGGGTCGGGAACATGGCGTCTGGCTGGATGTCGGTTGCGGCTCGGGCCTGTTGATCGATGAAGGGCAATCTCATCTGCGAAAAGGGACAAAACTTCTGGCCACGGACGTTTTGGCGACCGCGCTGGAACGCTGTTCCGCCAAAGCGGCGAGGGCAGGGCTGGCGCCATCGTTTCTCGGCTTTCAAGCCGATCTGAGCCTTGAATCTCCTGTTAAAGAAAACGCTATCGACGTCGCACTGGCTCATTTCTCTCTCTACACCCTCAATGCGCCCGATAGACGACGGCTTTTACTCAATCACATACGTCAATCTCTTAAAAAAGACGGCGTGTTCGCCCTTGTCAATCCAACCGATGATTACGACGCTTCTCTTATCATTCAAGACAGCCTTGTCATCTCCCGCGAAAAGGACAGTCTGCCGCGCCAATGGATCAACCGAATGCTTTACAGGCTCACTTACAAACTGGGTCTGAAACAAATTGAAAGACGCATTCAGGAAGGTCACTGGAAAGGCTATGCGCCCGGCGAAATGGAGAAGGAAGTGGAAGCGGTGGGTTTCGCTATCGATCACAGCGAATTGGTTTACGCTGGCTCCGCTCGCCTCTTGATCGTCCATCCGGTCGACGGATTCAACTGA
- a CDS encoding DUF4139 domain-containing protein, which yields MTNPKNFLLSLQCLILLAGGFIPFNAIAKTLDEGTLIKVRVYTDRAEAVRRYTADFEAGSYTIHLKNLPATLMVESIRLSQIEGAEAQFASINPQREFDTDFSSATIQDQQKRVDELSAELNLIKDRERVLTRQLRWLDEIAKGGMSGDASDAPKPDFDIASADKALKFLFSRGTDITQAIRAERNLAETVQQKLKAEKQKLEDLKKGAKKETYSIQIQANFSKSGKRVLELTYQTRNARWNPAYIIHAESESQQLRVEYYGEVSQNSGEDWQGVDFELSTGRPQFGGQPPELHPWTLDYFQDPRVLRSQRQKTFSAMDADMMEGAASSVMALSQVQEAGNALLYQISGKQSIPTGAQSKRVLIYQNTFDAGFIYHSVPKYQPHVYLSADWKNSSDYHLLPGNTWKYLDGDFIGSGHFQSSVPGEEITMGLGVDDSIKASRKLVLKEGATEGLFDSRERQRFIYEIELENFKQRKIQVKVEDQLPLSYQKDIEVIVKRLEPEPKERDKENKLTWELNLSAGEKKTLTLDFQVEYPEGKRITGL from the coding sequence ATGACGAATCCTAAAAATTTCCTGCTGAGCCTGCAATGCCTGATCCTTCTGGCCGGCGGCTTCATCCCTTTCAACGCTATCGCTAAAACTCTGGATGAGGGAACGCTGATTAAAGTTCGGGTTTATACCGACCGCGCTGAGGCGGTTCGACGCTATACCGCTGATTTTGAGGCGGGCTCTTACACGATCCATCTCAAGAATTTACCGGCGACTTTGATGGTCGAATCGATCCGATTGTCCCAGATTGAAGGTGCGGAAGCGCAATTCGCATCCATCAATCCCCAGAGAGAATTCGACACGGATTTTTCCAGCGCCACGATTCAGGATCAACAAAAGCGCGTTGATGAATTGAGCGCCGAACTGAATCTCATCAAGGATCGGGAGAGGGTTCTCACCCGGCAATTACGCTGGCTGGACGAGATCGCCAAGGGCGGCATGAGCGGCGACGCATCCGATGCCCCCAAACCGGATTTTGATATCGCATCCGCCGACAAGGCCTTGAAGTTTCTATTTTCGCGCGGCACCGACATCACACAGGCGATTCGCGCTGAACGGAACCTTGCCGAGACGGTGCAACAAAAACTGAAGGCAGAAAAACAAAAATTGGAAGATCTCAAAAAGGGCGCAAAAAAAGAAACCTACAGCATTCAGATTCAGGCGAACTTCTCGAAATCCGGAAAGCGCGTGTTGGAGCTGACTTATCAAACACGCAACGCGCGATGGAATCCAGCCTATATCATTCATGCAGAATCAGAATCTCAACAATTGCGCGTTGAATATTACGGCGAGGTTTCGCAGAACAGCGGCGAGGATTGGCAGGGAGTGGATTTTGAACTGTCGACGGGCAGACCGCAATTCGGCGGTCAGCCGCCCGAGTTGCATCCCTGGACTCTCGATTATTTTCAGGATCCGCGCGTTTTGCGATCGCAAAGACAGAAAACCTTCTCCGCGATGGATGCGGACATGATGGAAGGGGCGGCTTCATCCGTCATGGCCCTCTCGCAAGTTCAGGAGGCGGGAAATGCGCTCCTCTATCAAATCAGCGGAAAGCAATCCATTCCCACCGGGGCGCAGAGCAAGCGTGTGCTGATCTATCAAAATACCTTTGACGCCGGGTTCATCTATCACAGCGTTCCCAAATACCAGCCCCATGTTTACCTGTCTGCGGACTGGAAAAACTCCAGCGACTATCATTTACTTCCCGGTAATACCTGGAAATATCTGGACGGCGACTTCATCGGTTCGGGGCATTTCCAGTCCTCGGTTCCGGGTGAAGAAATCACAATGGGGCTTGGCGTGGACGATTCCATCAAGGCGAGTCGTAAGCTGGTTCTCAAGGAGGGAGCAACGGAAGGGCTGTTCGATTCGCGCGAGCGTCAACGCTTCATTTATGAAATCGAACTGGAAAACTTCAAACAACGCAAGATTCAAGTCAAAGTGGAAGACCAGTTGCCCTTATCGTATCAAAAGGACATCGAAGTCATTGTGAAGCGCCTGGAGCCGGAGCCGAAAGAGCGCGACAAGGAAAACAAACTGACTTGGGAACTTAATTTGTCTGCGGGAGAGAAAAAGACGCTGACTCTGGATTTTCAGGTGGAATATCCCGAAGGTAAACGGATCACGGGTCTGTAG
- a CDS encoding ATP-grasp domain-containing protein translates to MKILLITGPAGPTQGWGDMATTDRIHQALIASGFEASVAFITSHEEFLSAIHKESFDLVWSALYHLDQDASRVGIGGGELWLADYMEQVGIPFVGSSAQCMRTMIDKAATHKVLEDAGIPVPWQVSSDETDLDSLKDFPAFVKPRFESESAGITEASVSQNTGQMTSRARYIEDNFNQPALIEEYLPGTEWTVSVLGNGNSRQLFPVVNNVNPARFKQYPVIREDLKGNDAIVLSASSNEIQAKQASLLANRSVEALGCLDHVRVDLKEDKDGRLKVIEVNGIPGLNPIKSRSLRIHSLCHSSLTLEENFEILIASIVSSALDRCGFPQAAS, encoded by the coding sequence ATGAAAATATTACTCATAACGGGACCCGCCGGCCCAACGCAAGGTTGGGGAGACATGGCCACGACGGATCGCATCCACCAGGCCTTGATTGCATCAGGTTTCGAAGCGTCTGTGGCGTTCATCACCAGCCATGAGGAGTTCCTTTCAGCCATCCATAAAGAATCATTCGATCTTGTCTGGAGCGCGCTCTACCATCTGGATCAGGATGCTTCCCGAGTTGGCATTGGCGGCGGCGAACTCTGGCTGGCTGATTATATGGAACAGGTGGGCATTCCCTTTGTCGGATCGTCCGCCCAGTGCATGAGAACGATGATCGACAAGGCGGCGACGCACAAAGTTCTTGAGGACGCTGGCATACCCGTACCCTGGCAGGTCTCATCCGACGAAACGGATCTCGATTCCCTGAAAGATTTTCCCGCCTTCGTCAAACCAAGGTTTGAATCCGAGAGCGCGGGCATCACAGAAGCCAGCGTCTCGCAGAACACAGGCCAAATGACTTCCCGCGCTCGATACATCGAGGATAATTTCAATCAACCGGCCTTAATCGAGGAATACCTGCCGGGAACAGAATGGACGGTCTCTGTCCTCGGCAATGGAAACTCTCGACAATTATTTCCTGTCGTCAACAATGTCAACCCGGCTCGATTCAAGCAATACCCCGTGATCCGGGAAGACCTCAAAGGCAATGACGCTATCGTCCTCTCCGCCTCATCCAATGAGATTCAAGCCAAACAAGCGTCGCTACTGGCCAATCGCTCGGTGGAAGCGCTGGGCTGTCTGGATCATGTCCGCGTTGACTTGAAGGAAGATAAGGACGGTCGACTCAAAGTCATCGAGGTCAATGGCATCCCCGGACTGAATCCGATCAAAAGCCGTAGCTTGCGCATCCATTCGCTATGCCACAGTTCGCTCACGCTTGAAGAAAATTTTGAAATTCTCATCGCATCTATTGTAAGCTCCGCTCTGGATCGATGCGGATTTCCTCAAGCCGCATCCTGA
- a CDS encoding radical SAM protein, whose translation MKKVQIVEKSCHREGLKVQRLRNYFESNGYEVISDDHGIDPTDKYAFPLQNLNVDPDADLIVLTTCGFTKDIEDGDFKALEMIKKNKKPSAEIIMGGCLTNMNPERMKEEFGGMTFNMDNYEVFDKFISAKVPYEQIPATNHMPNSDRFFIQIQDGCSSRCTFCSIWKAGDSVSKTIEDVMDQFYKGIMDGHERIYLIGEAAGSFGMDYGKNLGDLFDEILKVDAQFKLVLEDISPWYIPKCIDQLIELARQGKIESLHSPIQSASDRILRLMGRSCDMEQFKKNFKAIREASADIILSSAVIVGFPTETREELEQTIEYCRDTTFNTMACHMYSSRPETKAAEMDGQISEEEKVYRYKYFKSNFEGTTRVDPNQRPRVETPTLV comes from the coding sequence ATGAAGAAAGTACAGATCGTGGAAAAGAGTTGCCATCGTGAAGGATTGAAAGTACAGCGCCTGAGAAATTATTTTGAAAGCAACGGTTATGAAGTCATCAGCGACGATCATGGGATAGACCCGACGGATAAATACGCTTTTCCCTTGCAGAACCTGAATGTCGACCCGGATGCCGATCTGATCGTTCTGACAACTTGCGGATTCACCAAGGATATCGAAGACGGAGATTTCAAAGCGCTCGAGATGATTAAGAAAAATAAAAAACCCTCAGCCGAGATCATCATGGGCGGCTGTCTCACCAATATGAACCCGGAACGCATGAAAGAAGAATTCGGCGGCATGACCTTCAACATGGATAATTACGAGGTCTTTGATAAATTCATCAGCGCTAAAGTTCCTTATGAGCAAATTCCAGCGACCAACCACATGCCTAATTCGGATCGGTTTTTCATTCAAATTCAGGACGGATGCTCCAGTCGTTGCACCTTCTGCAGTATCTGGAAGGCAGGGGACAGCGTCAGCAAGACAATTGAAGACGTCATGGACCAGTTTTACAAGGGCATCATGGACGGCCACGAACGCATCTATCTCATTGGCGAAGCCGCGGGGTCGTTCGGCATGGATTACGGTAAAAACCTCGGCGATCTGTTCGATGAAATCCTCAAGGTCGATGCCCAATTCAAGCTGGTGCTGGAAGACATCTCCCCCTGGTACATCCCGAAATGCATCGATCAGCTTATAGAACTTGCACGGCAGGGCAAGATCGAATCCCTGCATTCACCCATTCAATCGGCAAGCGACCGAATTCTGCGTTTGATGGGTCGGTCCTGCGACATGGAACAATTCAAGAAAAATTTCAAGGCAATCAGAGAAGCCTCCGCCGATATCATCCTTTCATCCGCCGTCATCGTCGGTTTTCCCACTGAAACGCGAGAGGAACTGGAGCAGACCATCGAGTATTGTCGCGACACGACATTCAATACCATGGCTTGCCATATGTACTCCTCACGACCGGAAACCAAAGCAGCCGAGATGGATGGTCAGATTTCTGAGGAGGAAAAAGTCTACCGCTACAAATATTTCAAATCCAATTTTGAGGGCACAACACGAGTCGATCCGAATCAACGCCCGCGCGTTGAAACGCCAACGCTGGTTTGA
- a CDS encoding response regulator: MTSDLIEEKKSALGSILLVDDEPSILKSVSYDLRKANYDTDTAASAEIAVNKFKANPYNLVITDLVMEGMSGVDLLREIKQIEPESFVILLTGFGTMNTAIEAMRLGAADLLVKPCQRTELLLRVRNCFEKIELKRKIKLYEKIIPICCVCKKIRDDSNVGPGKGPWITFEDYLISNSDLDLSHGYCDDCLPDLKESF; the protein is encoded by the coding sequence ATGACAAGCGATTTAATTGAAGAAAAGAAAAGCGCATTGGGCAGCATCCTTCTCGTTGACGACGAACCATCGATTTTGAAAAGTGTCAGCTACGATTTAAGAAAAGCCAATTATGACACGGACACCGCCGCTTCAGCGGAAATCGCCGTCAATAAATTCAAGGCGAATCCCTACAATCTGGTCATCACCGACTTGGTCATGGAGGGCATGAGCGGCGTTGACCTTCTACGAGAAATTAAACAGATAGAACCCGAATCCTTTGTGATTCTTCTCACCGGATTCGGCACGATGAACACGGCCATTGAAGCCATGCGGCTGGGCGCGGCGGATCTTCTCGTCAAGCCTTGCCAGAGAACGGAGCTTTTGCTCCGCGTACGAAACTGTTTTGAGAAAATCGAACTCAAAAGAAAAATCAAGCTCTACGAAAAAATCATCCCGATCTGTTGCGTCTGCAAAAAAATCCGCGACGATTCGAATGTGGGGCCGGGCAAAGGTCCCTGGATCACTTTTGAAGATTATCTGATCTCCAATAGCGATCTTGATCTGTCCCACGGATATTGCGACGACTGTCTGCCTGACCTGAAAGAATCCTTCTAA
- a CDS encoding methyltransferase, which yields MNSVYFDNIQRPGRWSEFSSALRFISDREIPLKLSGKADLLYKFHRISSRVDCPHTQSEMLSLLRSAFSASRNASGVFVEAGCYKGGSSAKFSLAAKLTGRKLFLFDSFRGIPQHEENHTTNIYGRPVTFSQGEYSGSLDEVTRNISHYGNLESCEFIPGWLESTLPHFKEEVALAYLDVDLASSTKTCIKHLYPLIQPGGILMSQDGHLPLVIDVFNDDRFWEEEVGVLKPLVEGLGKQKLIRIVKPLSELEQFQESGQ from the coding sequence ATGAACTCAGTTTATTTCGATAACATTCAGCGACCGGGGCGGTGGAGCGAGTTCTCCTCCGCCCTGCGCTTCATCTCTGATCGCGAAATCCCGCTCAAACTGTCCGGGAAGGCCGATCTGCTTTACAAATTCCACCGCATCAGTTCGCGAGTGGACTGCCCTCACACCCAGTCGGAAATGCTGTCTCTGCTGAGATCGGCTTTCAGCGCGAGCCGGAATGCTTCCGGAGTTTTTGTCGAGGCGGGTTGCTACAAGGGAGGGAGTTCCGCCAAATTCAGCCTTGCCGCCAAACTGACGGGACGCAAACTTTTTCTCTTTGATTCGTTTCGCGGTATTCCTCAGCACGAAGAGAACCACACCACCAATATCTACGGTAGACCCGTCACTTTCAGTCAGGGCGAGTATTCAGGAAGCCTTGATGAAGTCACCCGCAATATTTCTCATTATGGAAACCTGGAGTCCTGCGAATTCATTCCCGGCTGGCTCGAATCCACGCTTCCACATTTCAAAGAAGAAGTGGCTCTCGCTTATCTGGATGTCGACCTGGCATCTTCAACCAAAACCTGTATCAAACACCTGTACCCGCTGATCCAGCCTGGCGGCATCTTGATGTCGCAGGACGGGCATCTCCCCTTGGTTATCGACGTTTTCAACGACGATCGATTTTGGGAAGAAGAGGTCGGTGTCCTTAAACCTTTGGTAGAGGGTTTGGGCAAGCAAAAATTAATCCGAATTGTTAAACCGCTGTCAGAACTCGAACAGTTTCAGGAGTCGGGACAATGA
- the nfi gene encoding deoxyribonuclease V has protein sequence MKIRNLHDWDLSPKEAVALQRRLADQVRLSGGGKRPRLVAGADVSFTRYSKTGFAGVVILHFPSLEVVERHALQGELTFPYIPGLLSFREAPLLLRLFESIKTRPDLIFLDGQGIAHPRGLGLACHIGLFLDTPTIGCAKTRLTGSHDPVGENKNDSVELWDQDQKKMGYVLRSRNRCKPIFISPGHQISAENSLKWTLDCISSYRIPEPTRQAHLWVNEERKRLS, from the coding sequence ATGAAAATCCGAAATTTGCACGACTGGGACCTTTCACCCAAGGAAGCGGTTGCTTTGCAAAGGCGATTGGCGGATCAAGTCCGGCTTTCAGGAGGCGGAAAAAGGCCGCGCCTTGTCGCGGGAGCGGATGTGAGCTTTACGCGCTATTCCAAAACCGGTTTTGCCGGTGTGGTGATTTTGCATTTCCCCAGCCTTGAAGTGGTCGAACGCCATGCCTTGCAAGGGGAGCTGACTTTCCCCTACATTCCGGGCCTGTTATCGTTCCGCGAGGCCCCATTACTGCTCCGATTGTTTGAAAGCATCAAAACGCGCCCCGACCTGATATTTCTGGACGGTCAGGGCATCGCTCACCCGCGTGGCCTGGGGCTTGCCTGTCATATTGGATTATTTCTGGACACGCCGACGATTGGTTGCGCTAAAACCCGTTTGACTGGATCACATGACCCCGTGGGCGAAAATAAAAACGATTCGGTTGAGCTATGGGATCAAGATCAGAAGAAAATGGGATATGTCCTGCGTTCGCGCAATCGCTGTAAACCGATCTTCATTTCTCCCGGACATCAGATCAGCGCGGAGAACTCCTTGAAATGGACGCTGGATTGCATTTCGAGCTATCGCATCCCTGAACCCACGCGCCAGGCCCATCTTTGGGTCAACGAGGAACGCAAACGGCTCAGTTGA
- a CDS encoding PEGA domain-containing protein: MKLLYLIFTTLWLFFPYTVYSQSDHPEFSVRSESGGLIGYYQNSAALIFDLCSASSQNNNLFFESADPLLGVQNLLEAKGFKVIRAQGRDNLQTVFRKFSVNYGQSPASRLLFYAACSSQDTGLAHHADIFFKQSQTPAMQDTSKANAKSLIEWSQTLRSRQVLLVFEQAIAYDSFSEKQAIAKSTTSDSGSWVRQILTSARFGANSESADLFRRSFIQGLSGDADRNADHVIGVGELSAFIQWRVARDSHWKQAPQYGELSREGKTAGDFMFPDRPTLFPRTTDQSAPPILLNGYLKLTSNAANAEVYINGQFYGRVAKGQVFVSNVLPSGLSKLKVKAPGFALHEEMIVIDRNAWSEIHVELRPALEEPSQGIRDSEDAVEDFDKERLRIREISQSASALHSDKILALQEFLVLFSGTGRDMYDEQRLLANLELEWDFAQTEALERQLFKSSQHKYDAWRRLELAYKGNRLIKDNPLLEKIGQKILKVKEESWFGLEETPLETQAPVAPKADLSGACWSEDQMAYQPCS, encoded by the coding sequence GTGAAACTATTATATTTGATTTTTACCACTCTGTGGTTATTTTTTCCCTATACGGTCTATTCGCAATCAGATCACCCTGAGTTTTCGGTTCGGAGTGAATCTGGCGGCCTCATAGGCTATTACCAAAACAGCGCGGCGCTGATCTTTGACCTGTGCTCAGCCTCATCGCAAAACAATAATTTATTCTTTGAGTCCGCCGATCCATTGCTGGGCGTCCAAAATCTGCTTGAGGCGAAAGGCTTCAAGGTGATACGCGCACAAGGCCGGGATAATTTGCAGACCGTGTTTCGGAAATTCTCAGTGAATTATGGCCAGTCTCCCGCAAGCCGACTCCTCTTCTATGCGGCCTGCTCCAGTCAGGACACGGGATTGGCGCATCATGCAGACATCTTCTTCAAGCAAAGCCAGACGCCTGCGATGCAGGATACCAGTAAGGCGAACGCCAAAAGCCTGATCGAGTGGAGTCAGACCCTGCGCTCGAGGCAGGTCTTGCTGGTTTTTGAACAGGCGATTGCTTATGACAGTTTCTCCGAAAAACAGGCGATTGCAAAATCCACAACGAGCGACAGCGGCTCCTGGGTTCGTCAGATCCTGACGAGCGCTCGTTTCGGTGCGAATAGCGAATCTGCGGATTTGTTTCGACGTTCCTTTATTCAGGGTTTGAGTGGAGATGCGGACAGAAACGCGGATCATGTCATAGGCGTCGGCGAGTTGAGCGCTTTCATACAATGGAGGGTCGCCAGAGACTCTCATTGGAAACAGGCGCCGCAATACGGCGAGCTCTCGAGAGAGGGAAAGACTGCGGGTGATTTCATGTTTCCTGATCGACCCACTTTGTTTCCGAGAACAACGGATCAGTCCGCTCCCCCTATTCTGCTGAACGGTTATCTCAAATTGACGAGCAATGCGGCAAATGCAGAGGTCTATATTAACGGACAATTTTACGGCAGGGTCGCCAAAGGACAGGTCTTTGTCAGCAACGTCCTGCCCTCAGGACTTTCCAAGTTGAAGGTGAAGGCTCCCGGTTTTGCCCTGCATGAAGAAATGATCGTGATCGACCGCAACGCCTGGAGCGAAATACATGTGGAATTGCGCCCCGCCCTTGAGGAACCGTCACAAGGCATTCGAGACTCCGAGGACGCGGTCGAAGATTTTGACAAGGAACGATTGCGCATTCGTGAAATCAGCCAGAGCGCATCCGCCCTGCATTCCGATAAAATTCTTGCGCTTCAGGAGTTCCTTGTTCTTTTTTCAGGAACGGGTCGCGATATGTACGACGAACAGCGTTTGCTCGCCAATCTGGAACTGGAGTGGGACTTTGCTCAAACCGAAGCGCTGGAGCGCCAGCTATTCAAGTCATCGCAACACAAATACGACGCCTGGCGACGCCTGGAGCTTGCATACAAGGGAAACCGTCTTATAAAAGACAACCCGCTTCTGGAAAAAATAGGTCAAAAAATTTTAAAGGTAAAAGAGGAATCGTGGTTTGGCCTTGAGGAAACTCCTCTCGAAACGCAGGCTCCTGTCGCTCCGAAAGCGGACTTGTCGGGCGCTTGCTGGTCTGAAGATCAAATGGCTTACCAGCCCTGCTCGTGA
- the murJ gene encoding murein biosynthesis integral membrane protein MurJ → MDSKVQISQAAGAVGGMTLISRIFGFLRDTIIAMVFGSSMAADAFFVAFRLPNMQRRLLGEGAVSAAFIPVFAETLGEKGKEEGWSLANSLLNILCLLLLIMVAGMMVFAPWIIMGFAPGFLDQPEKYTLTVELTRWMAPYLLFIGLAALLMGILNTFKVFAIPASAPILLNVSMILSVLFLSPQLEEPIWGLAVGVLIGGAVQFLIQVPAVIKKGYVWKPQMQWKRPEIVRIGKLMIPVILGLAVYEINILVDTILASLLPGGSISYLYYGNRLVQLPLGVFGVALGVAILPLLSEQAAQKDFQKLTSTLAFGIRLILFVTVPATVGLAVLRFPIVNTLWERGEFTLLSTQGTASALLFYSVGLCAFAGIKVIAPAFYSLQDTRTPAKIAAYSLVLNILLNLILMGPLGHGGLALATSLSAIFNVGCLIFCIRKKLGLMGGRKIAVSSAKLAVSSFLMGIAVFAINDAFFDPSANLSYKILVLFGEIAVGVGVFLASSRLFKNQELDFIAGLIRSDNRNHARRNIPE, encoded by the coding sequence ATGGATAGTAAAGTTCAAATCAGTCAGGCCGCTGGCGCGGTTGGCGGAATGACTCTCATTTCCAGAATCTTTGGTTTTTTGAGAGACACCATCATCGCCATGGTATTTGGTTCGTCCATGGCGGCGGATGCATTTTTCGTCGCTTTTCGCCTGCCCAATATGCAACGCCGGTTGCTTGGAGAAGGCGCGGTTTCCGCCGCGTTCATACCGGTCTTTGCCGAGACCCTCGGGGAAAAAGGCAAGGAAGAAGGCTGGTCCCTTGCGAACTCCCTGCTCAATATACTCTGCCTGCTCCTATTGATCATGGTGGCTGGCATGATGGTTTTCGCTCCCTGGATCATCATGGGATTTGCTCCGGGCTTTCTGGATCAGCCCGAAAAATATACGCTGACTGTTGAGCTGACCCGCTGGATGGCTCCCTATCTACTGTTCATTGGCCTTGCCGCATTGTTGATGGGCATCCTGAACACTTTCAAGGTTTTCGCAATTCCCGCTTCGGCGCCCATCCTGCTTAATGTTTCGATGATCCTCTCGGTTCTCTTCCTGTCGCCTCAGTTGGAAGAGCCGATCTGGGGACTTGCGGTTGGCGTCTTGATCGGAGGAGCGGTTCAGTTTCTGATTCAGGTTCCGGCGGTGATTAAAAAAGGCTATGTCTGGAAACCGCAAATGCAATGGAAGCGGCCGGAGATCGTTCGCATTGGAAAACTGATGATCCCGGTGATTTTGGGACTGGCGGTTTACGAAATCAATATACTGGTCGATACCATCCTGGCTTCGCTACTGCCGGGTGGCTCCATTTCCTATTTGTATTATGGCAACCGTCTGGTGCAACTGCCGCTGGGAGTCTTCGGCGTGGCTTTGGGCGTCGCCATACTGCCCCTTCTATCTGAACAGGCGGCTCAAAAAGATTTTCAAAAACTGACCTCGACGCTGGCTTTCGGAATCCGCCTCATCCTGTTCGTCACGGTTCCGGCGACCGTGGGTCTAGCGGTTCTGCGCTTCCCCATCGTCAACACCCTGTGGGAACGCGGGGAGTTTACGCTGTTGAGTACCCAGGGAACCGCATCCGCCCTGCTCTTTTACTCGGTAGGCCTGTGCGCCTTCGCCGGGATCAAGGTGATCGCTCCCGCCTTCTATTCGCTTCAGGACACGCGCACCCCGGCGAAAATAGCCGCTTATTCTCTTGTCTTGAATATCCTATTGAACCTGATTTTGATGGGGCCACTGGGGCATGGCGGCCTCGCGCTGGCAACCTCTTTGTCGGCAATTTTCAATGTCGGCTGTTTGATATTCTGCATCCGCAAAAAACTGGGTTTGATGGGTGGGAGAAAAATTGCCGTTTCTTCTGCTAAACTGGCGGTGTCCTCATTCCTCATGGGAATCGCAGTATTTGCCATTAATGACGCCTTCTTTGACCCGTCGGCAAATTTGAGCTATAAAATTCTGGTTTTGTTTGGTGAAATAGCTGTAGGCGTTGGCGTGTTTCTTGCCTCGTCGCGTTTGTTCAAAAATCAGGAATTGGATTTTATTGCAGGATTGATTCGCTCGGATAACAGAAACCATGCGAGACGAAACATTCCTGAATAA